The genomic DNA CAGTTGACACTCCAATTTCGTTAACAGAAAATGGGTAAAGCAAAGCAAGGAAAGGCATTCCAAGAATTATTCTTTCACTCATATTTTTGACAAGAACAGCAGGAATATGAAAATGAACATCATGCTGGCAAACATAAGCATTCTTCAACTCATAATCAATATGCATTTTGTTTCCACTTGTAGAATCAATTTTCTGAGTGGatctttcaaaatatttacttGGAAAGTCCTCAGGTCTCCAAGACCACCGCACAGATGCAAAGTGAAGGCAGAACTTGCATCTCCGCCGTCCCCGAGACGCTCACTAAGATCAACGGCAAGGACTCATATATACGTTCCCCGGGTCATCTCCATCGATATTTATGAAATGCAAAGGATAGTATTCAATAAAATGAAGATAGTCACTATCCAAATGGAATGGAATCTCTCGATTTCCATACgacgttaaatcctaacaataaaatgaaaaggatcCTCTGAGAAAAGTCTAAAGCCTTCATTAATTCAGAATAATTATTGAAACACATCtgtattttgttgttttagCACAAGAGAagaggatcctctccagtccattatggactggagaatatccaattcatTGCTAGGATTTCATCTAAGAAATCCTATGACCACAAATTggacacatatcccactaataaaaataataataaaatattattttaaattaaaaaaaaaaaaattaataaaaatttaagaaaaaaaNNNNNNNNNNNNNNNNNNNNNNNNNNNNNNNNNNNNNNNNNNNNNNNNNNNNNNNNNNNNNNNNNNNNNNNNNNNNNNNNNNNNNNNNNNNNNNNNNNNNGAGAGAGGACCACCTACATGCCCGGACAATCGTCTCATCATGTCTATGACTTGAATACTACAACAAACAGACGAGTTTCAATAATTATTCTGAATTAATGAAGGCTTTTGACTTTTCTCCGACGATCCTTTTCATTgttttgttaggatttaacgttTTATGGAAATGGAGAGATAATCAAACCAGTACAAAGTGCATATGCAATTCATTAATTCCTTTTTGTCGcgtcaattttttctttcaataagaaAGAAATGTCTCATTGCTATTATTGGCCCTTGCTAAGTTCAGTCACTTTCCTAATGCAATAGAATCTCTTCATTTTCATACAACATTAAATTCtaacaataaaatgaaaaggatcCTCTGAGAAAAGTCTAAAGCCTTAATTTCAGAATAATTATTGCAACTCATCTGTATTTTATTGTAGTATTTAAATCATTTAGACATGAGGAGACGATTGATCAGGCAGGTGGTCCTCCCTCGTGCAATTTTATCAACGGATTGCAATTAAATTTCCGTTTATTGGTAGAAGctagtatttttttatgaaaaaaatataaaaaagtcctcCAACCTATCAGTTATTTGTAATATAaccctttaatatttaaaaggtactaaaatagcctctcaaactaccaaaatatatcaaaaaggctacttatttttttatattcatatattacccctattcttttaacaaataaaataataaaataattgtaaaaaaaaaaaacaatttttttttttaaaaaaaaaaaaaactaatgttcgaattaaaacaaaaaaaaaaatgttttttgtaataaataataaataattagtaactgtagttggcctaaattactagttgcttcatgtcgtattaaagtaaaatcaaaggtacagTTCTTAAGAtattccaaaacaaaaacaaaaaaggtattaaagtagctcatcaaattaccaaattgattttactttaatacaacatgaagcaatttgtaatttagaccaactacagtgactaattatttatttattccaaaaaaacttttttttttttttgtatttattttccattggtttttttaaaattaaaaaaacaaaaaaattatttgttttttttttttttacaattattttattattttatttgttaaaagaatatgggtattataggaatcTAAAAAACAATAAGtagcatttttgatacattttggtagtttttggggctactttaataccttttgaacattgagAGTTATAGTGCAAACGACCGGTAGTTTAAgagcttttttttatattttttctttttcttttttcatttaaaatgtaGAACCAtcagattattattattattttttattgcttttaaatGAGATGATGTACATGTGCTGTTTCAAGTACTCAATGTGAGACGTCAGAGCATACCTCATGCAATGCCTCATCATTACATCATGATGTTCATAGATTCTTCCTATATATCTCGTTTgtcaaaatttagaaaaattgttAGTCACACTTTCATTatcacttaaaaataaaattaaaaaaattggtcaaattataataaattaaagttctataaaatcatttataaaatctaatattatatatagtaaAGAACCCATGTGAGATTTAATACCAATAAACACATTTATAATCTACAAACCTAACATGGACAATTCATCTTTTACCTTTTTGGTATCACAcccatggaatatttaatttgttgtgattttctaCTTTATAAATTATGCGGCCTACGGTGaatgttgaaattatattaaaaatgcattctcTCTTAGGGAGAATGTGAATGTTTTATTTACACTATACACTACTATAAAGTGAAAATGCATGCAGGTGGTCCTCCCTCGTGCAATTTGGGCAACAGATTGCATAAATTTccattttgtcattttttattgatttaaaatgTAGGACcatcaaattattatattttgtagTGCATTTAAATGAGATGAGACATGTGTTGTTTCTACTCAAGGCCATTGATGCCGTCATCTCATCACACCTCGAATAGGAtatccttttcattttatttgtattttagaggaaaaaaatgaaatggagagcaTATCATTTTCCATCACACCCATGGTAACTATCAATGTGAGACGTCAGGGCATACCTCATGCAGTGCCTCATCGTTACATCATGATGTTaatagattattttttaaaaatttaagaaaagtgTTAGTCACacttactactttttttttaaagaaaaatatcaattagTAATTAAAGCTCTATaaaatcaccttttttttttgctttattacCAAACATTAGTAatagtaattaaaaaataaaaacttaaacacTTAAATATACTTAAAACAGTTTTTCAGTGGTataactttttaataaaattttaccaaaaataatttctattttataatACAATCTTAAACAGGCTCATAGTTTAATAAGTTCCAAgacttttcattgttttttaataacacATCAGTCAGCTGCTTCCGAGTGCTATTTCCTACCATTTCTCGGGTGTGGTTGGGTTTTTGGAgagtaatcaatttgaatggataaaaagaaaacaagatttAAAGGATAAACATCAAATAAATGATTGGACATATATATAGGCTTCATAAatgataaatattttatattgtaaaGACATATTGtgtaacaaaatattttactaaacattttaaattgtattcatcatatttttatataatatataaaaaataaaaataaaaattattatttaaatatcaCCCTTACTAAAATTAATTCCTAGCTCTGCCACTGGAACTCATCTGTATTTTATTGTAGGATTTAAGTCATTTAGGCATGAAGAGACGATTGTCCAGGCAGGTGGTCCTCTCTCGTGCAATTTTGAGAGATTCGTAAAATAATGAAACCATATACCACATTTTATAGTTGCTgaccagaattttttttttttttttaaataataataataaaagaataacatATAAGACAGTTGAATCAGAACAAATCATTCCCAAACATTGCTTGACCCACAGACACACACCCATGAAATGCTCTGGAGGCCACTAGCTTCAATGGTCTCCACAtatggatatgtcaaaaaatcagaacaaatcaaaatatatatatatatatatatatatatatatatatatagacgcgGATAATATAATTCATTTTCACACCTCCATCCGGACAATCTCCTCCATCTGTAGCTGTTGAAAGAGTTATGATCAAGAAAGAAGACAACTGGCAATGGTCAGTGGTCACGGCTCTCTGCTCTAGTAGTTGCAGGTGGTCATTAATTGGTGAGCTTTggattttaattcaattatgaACGGAGGActtagtagactaataataaaaaataataataattaattaacaaaaggGCTACAAAAACCtaatttatgtggaattaatGACAAATCCCTGCTGCCATTTCTGctgccttttattttatttttatttttttattggtagtTTATTTgttaaccaataaaaaaaaaaaatcccaggAGCcaaaattagaagaagaaaaaaaaaatggacctaaattattattatttttttaacgatttaaagattaaaaaacttttttattaaatttatttttttttagaggtgGGGCTGGCGGGAGCCCTAATTAACAGGCTAACAGGCCCAAAGTCCTTTGGAGACTAGAGGATTGTTTCATTATAGCAAAGTTTATCTTGTATATTAGCCTTTTTATTAagggaaaatataaatttacaaatataaaaGCGGAATAACAATAATGAAAATAGATAGAATAAACATAGAGATTAAGGTGATTTGGAATATAGCTTACATTCACATATCAAAGTTTTAATAGCCTacatatttcattaattattgaattgagtacacaactctatttataaagcGTTACATgtaatttgaaatatttgaaatataaacATATCCTTAAAGTATTTTAACAAAAGTATCATCTAAATTTCTTgatttataaaatacaaaatcaacatttatcgCAAAGAATTTATATCATTGACAACTCTGGAGTCCGTAcaatttcaaatcaatttttgggtttctaaatatgacttttattttatttagaaaatgaaaatatgacTTTTTCCCATTTCTCATTTCAATCTTTCCATCTAAACCCATCTATAATTGCTTACGTGGCGTTAACTCCATATATTAATCatcatcagttttttttttttttttactagattttttgtttaattaagaaacttcaaatatataaaaaataaaaaattgacatgacaatctcaatctcaatctcaatcaactcttgaatcaaattgaaattgTGTGACAACAATAACATCATTGACGGTGGTaagatataaaaatatgtaCGTAGTTTAATTATAGCCTTATTCTTTGTTAAAATATACccaatttttcttaaaattgaaacCAATAATTCCTACGTTTAAATTCTCAGCTAACATGTACTCCACAATAAATTCGTGGTACCACTCACTCACTCCCCTGTAAAGCTTTATTTATACACACCTCCGTCTTCGTATCCATAATCTAAAACCAAAATGCCAGTTCGGAAGAAAAACCAAGACACGGACTGGCTAGATGGCTTGGAAAGTCAGATCTCCGaaacaaagcaaagcaaagagCTAGATGGCTTGGAAAGTCAGATCTCCGaaacaaagcaaagcaaagagCGAACTTGCATCTACGCTGTCCCAGAGACGCTCATCAAAACCAACGGCAAGGACGTGTACAGGCCCCGACTCGTCTCCATCGGGCCCCACCACTACAGCGACGATCAAGTCCAGGTGATGAAGAAGCACAAGCTGGAGTTCCTCATGCTCTTACTCAAGAGGAAGAAGGATTTGGATTTCAAAGACTTAATGGAAAGCATACGCCCACTTGCACCGGAAGCCAGAAAGTGTTACTCCAAAGAGATCAACCTCGAGTCCTTTAATGATGATGATCGGTTCCTGAAGATGATGGTTGTCGATGGTTGTTTCTTAATAGAATTGTTTCTAAAGGCAGCTGACAAACATAAACTGTTGGAATTCAACACCATATATGGGGACCTTCTTCTGCTTGAGAATCAGATTCCCTTTTCTGTTCtggaaaatttatttcaaacttACAAGAAGTACCCCAATGCTTCTGAAACTTCCAAAATGCGTGAGGAGTACTCCGATGCTTCCTTGTCCTTGCTCGCTTTGCGATTCTTTAACAAAGTAATGCAAAGGCGCGACGGAGTCATAGAGAAGTTCCTCAAGAAGCCAACACCCAATGATGAAAAACTACCATTGCATTTGCTGGACTTGGTTCGCTCAAGTTTGCTGCTCCATGAACCCGATCAAGAAGAGACCCGTAAAGCCATTTCCAATTCAGAGCCATCAAACCAGCCCGATCAAGAAGAGACCCGTATTCCCATTTCCAATTCAGAGCCATCAAACCAGCCCGATCAAGAAGAAACCCGTATACCCATTTCCAATTCAGCGCCATCAAACAAGAGAAATGATCTTATTTACTGCATCTCAAAGCTCCGCCGAGCCGGGATTAAGGACCAACTGATAGAGGCGGACAGCTTCTTGGACGTGAAATTCAGGAAGGGGATATTCGGCAACGGTGTGATCCAGATGCCGAATATAACCATGAACAACCACATGAAGTGTTTCTTGGTCAACTGTGTGGCATTCGAGCAGTTGCACAGCACTCCCTCCAAGCAGTTCACGGTTTACGCTAGATTATTGGACTGCCTGGTGAACACCGCGAAGGACGTCGAACACCTATGCCTCGACGAAATCTTCGACAACTACTTTGGGAAAGACGGCGACATCGCGCAATTCATCAACAAGATGGGGAAGGACCTGGCGTTTGATGAGAATCAGTTTTACCTGTCCCAGTTGTTCAAAGATGTCAACGACTGTTACGGGACTACATGGAAAGTGCAGTTGGCGAGATTCCAGGCCAGGTATTTTGACTCGCCATGGTCATTCATGTCCGTGTTGGCTGCCATTGTGCTCTTGCTGCTTACGTTGTTGCAGACCTTCTACACCGTCTATGCTTATTATGTCAAATCTAAAGCATAAACACTGTCAGGTAAAAGTTCTAAGACGATTACGAAGCACTTGTACAAAAGTACTAGTGAACAAAAGTCTACTAGATTGTTTGTTCCAATAACATGGGAGTCCCACTCTAGCTGAATattatattgttattattattattttgtgagtTTTCAGGTACTTGTTCAGATATGGTTGAGTTTGTTATTCAGCTTATAagacagtatatatatatatatatatatatatatatatatgttagaatatatgatgtgagatttgatattatgagaatatctttgtattaattgtaattgataaaatcaaatcagaaatatttaatattgatttgattttatcaatcatatctttttatattctctCCACATCCCAATAAATAGAGATCATCTATATTGTATATAAGCTTAATGTATTCCATTGGGCTTTAACTTTTATAAatcgaaccacgtaaaatcttGTATCTTATTAGCTATTAGCTTACGCTGGTATCTGATCAAGTGGTcctgtaaattttatttttcctttgttttggtTTATGTCAATATTCTGCAAATCTCCTCGCCATAGATCTTTGCATTgtatttgacccaaaaaaaatttgtttcgTCAAATTCTAGTGGTTGTTGATGAAGTTTTCATCCAACACATAGGTCTTGGTACAATGAGTAATGATATGAGTCTTCTAAGAATTCTTTTAGAGTCATTTCAAATGTCTcaaattcaataacaattttaaaagacatatcACATTTGAAATTACTCTAAGAGGACTCTTAgaaaacttataacattattACTCTGGTACAATAGATCTCATGAGAAGCAGAACCACGTGACTCCTTGTtttgtcacttttcttcttgttttgtcATGCATCAGAGACAACATAGACACTGCAAATGAGCTGCTCCATCAAACCGTTTGTTGCGCCTTCGGTGATCTTCCTCCTGCCTCCAGTGACCTCACCCCAGATAGCCATGTTTCGCCGTCCCACCTGCGCCTAGGCTGGCCATCCATGACCCGTCTCAAGCAACTTTTCTCCAGCCGTCCACCGGTCCCTGTTTCTGTCACTTCCTTCACTGCACCAAGTAGTCGTCCTTCTAGCTTTCACCGACCACCCGCTGCGTGCGTCGCCTCAACCGATCTCACAAGTACTGCCGCTTTTTTTGCTTTCACCGACCACCCGCTGCGTGCGTCGCCTCAACTGATCTCACAATTACCGCcgctttttttttctctactgaTGGAGATGCGAAGAGggttaaaagaaatatatatatataagaataaaagaaaaagtaaaaccgaaaaaaaaaaaaaaaaaaaaaagcctcgattgaaaaagaaaaaaaaaaaaaaaaaaaaaatcaaaaatcaaaaatcaaaatcaaaagaggccaagttgcccatacattggcccatagttggtctatttttgcttggctccgtggtattgtttaaaatctagaCAATTTCAGTCCAAAGTTGGCTCTCACTTCAGCCCAAAATCCCAAAATTGGCTCTCACTCCATCCCAAAATtggctttctttttgtttggcttttgtagtattgtttaaaactcagGTCTACTTTAGCCCACAGTTAGCTTTCATTTTTGGCTAATAGTTGGCCCATTTCTCTTTCGGCCTTGtagtattgtttaaaacccaagcTCATTTCAGCTCATAATTGACTTTTGATTTTGGCCTATAGTTGGCCTAATATTATTGAAGGCGCATCTCATATCACGTCGCCAACCGCCTCCAGTCACTACAGtgaagaaaatcaaattcaagGTTTCAACATCTTTCACCTTGAatttgagggggaatgttagaatatatgatgtgagatttgatattatgagaatatctttgaattgattgtaattgataaaatcaaatcagaaatATTCAacattgatttgattttatcaatcataTCTTTCTATATTCTCTCCACATCTCTATAAATAGGGATCATCtgtattataaacaaatcattcaataaaagcCTAATGTAGCTCTCTAGGCTTTATCTGTGGACGTAGATCATAGACTGAACCACGTAAAATCTtgtgtcttattttattattccgcaatttattattttactattattattatttttttttttttgacatgtccacacaagagaagggggaggggagattcaaactagtaatctCCGTTTCATGTGTTTTAGTGTTTATTATAAATTGCATTGTGTaagtaattacgtaatttgcCTTTTGTTGCTAAGGATgtctaaatttgaaattgttGTAAGCAAAGCCCAATCTTGTTCAAGTTTAAATTCATTCTCTTGtaataatactaaaaattatatttttatccttttatatatatatatatatatatatatatataccattttcTTGATGTAGCAATGACAATCAGTTATTGAtcaatttgaattattattattattattttttaataatgactcATTGGCACTACCATATTAGTGAATTAGGATTATTTCTAGTTCAAATTAATTGGAGAATATACAATTAGCTATATTgaaatgagtatttttgttctctcaaaaagtaaaaagacaaaaaaaatattcatataatataactaattgttggatattcttcaattcaaataaactggagagAATCATGTTCCCATATTAGCAGGGTAAAATAATAGTATAATAAAAGTGGAGAATAactgtccccaagaggtagttcaatcggctgggaccacacttaatgaagtggaggtcactagttcgaatctccttctCAAGTGTGGAtacaagtcaaaaaaaaaaaaaagtggagaaTAACTTCATGTATTGCAACACAAATTCATCCTTAATGCCCTCCAATAAGAGATTGATACTTTACAacttaagaaacaaaaaaaaaaaaaaaattaaacacgcCAGATCACAtaacttaaaaaattgataaattgatGAGTTAGctgaaatcatatataaatgCAATAAAGAATTTTCACCATATATATACTGCAGCCTTTTCATTGGTAAAATGGGTTTTTATGAAAGGACGCCTAACGCATCAATCATCACCTAATCAGagaatctctcactttggatccctttaacattaaattacgtcgttttgaatgttttatatcCATTTTACCCTTCttcaaaactatgtcgttttgtgtcctaaaattacaacacatacccaacccaaaacgacgtcgttttaagcataaattttctttaaaaaaaaaagtaaaatatataaaaaaaattaaaaaattaaaataaaaaaaataaaaccagagCCACCCTCAATAAAATGGGGTGGCCTGACCACCCTGGGCTAGGTGAGCTGCCACCCCATACCGTCAGATAGCTAGCGGTTTCGGGCCACCCCAAATGCACCTCATCCCCCCATCCCcaccctccccccccccccccccccccttttgcctagtggccggaccaccccatggccaaggaGTGTCCACAccggttttttttctttttttcttttaaaaaataaaaattaaaattaatgcctaaaacgacgtcgttttaggctgggtaggtgttgtaattttaggacacaaaacgacatagttttggggaagggtaaaattggtataaaacattcaaaacgacgtagtttaatgttaaaggggtccaaagtgagagaaaaccaaagttcatgGGGCTTAAacgagagttttgaaaattcaggtgGGTtttttcaaatcggctggaacttcagggaggttttctgaagtttcccctaattttattttattgtatttaatattAGGAGAAATTTCATTGAAGACCCCTGAATTTTCACCCAATTTGATAAAGTCCCcacaaaacttcaaaatctctcaatttagccccctgaactttcaattgctctcaatttggacctctccgtcaaattttaaacgttacatgacgtttatacccctgacttttgtataaaatttcaacttccaaaacgtttttttatttaaaaaaaaacaaaaattagggatattttggcctttttttatatttttaacagcTAAAATTGTCGGagaggtccaaattgagagcaattgaaagttcaggggactaaattgagagattttgaaatttaaaggggatatttcaaaacaagtaaaaattcGGGGGTTTTCAGTGAAATTTTCCCTTAATATTATACAAGATGTGTCATGTGTGTTAGAATATAggtgttataattttattttagtctcatctaataaataattattattggatCTGAAATTTTTTGCGTTTAATATTATACATGAGGACTGAGGAGAAAGTATGGATATCCACATTCGATGGAactaatttatattaatttaatgaatGGAAGACCATAAAGTTAGACTTTCTGGTGCAAAACTTTTTATATGGCTACGACCACACCAATGATAATggacaaaaagtgaaaaaactcTTTATATGACTGCGACCACACCAATTAACATGGACAAAAAACTTTTAATATGACTACGACCACACCAATTGATAATCCACAAAAATTTTCAAGAGTTaattatgacaaaagaaatttttctaatttatttaaattaccatgtatttaaaatatatatcttaattttcatatataCTCAAAAAGTGGACAAAATACATTCTAAACATATCGTCACTTCAAATCCTAATTTCTTTTTTGCCTTCATATTTGATCTGtatatttcataaaatttcCAACAATTATGAGCCTGACGTACCTGAAGATGGATTTGCGTCCGATTTGCCTAGCGATTATCACATTGTACCAACAAGAAGAATGTTACGGTTCCTCTTGATATTCTCCTGATATTCTCCTCATCGTACGTgaatattgttttcttaaaaaatataagggaccaATGATGATGCAGAATGAAGATGAGGTAagtttttttcatattttttagaaaCCAATATACATGTAGGATGAAGAGAACACCAAGAGAAACAGTATCTACCGACAACCACAAGGCGTAGCTTTATGGGTAGGCATAAAGTTTATCCCGAAAATGGAGCACTTTGAAGTACAGCTAAGCCATTGTGGAGAGCATCAAGATGGAAAATGAAGCACTCTAAAGTACAATTAATCTATTGTGGAAAGGATCCAGATTGGTTGCAATTTGGCCGAGGATtcggcttctatgcggtagtgcaAACTACCGCATAGCTGCTGTAGtttaaaactacaccgtttggtgcagttttgaACTGGAAATAATTGTGGGCCCCATCCACTTAAtaggatttttaaaaaaagtagaatAAACAAATTGGCCatcccattttggccaaggggtgacTGGAGCCACTTCGTATGGCCGATTTGAG from Corylus avellana chromosome ca6, CavTom2PMs-1.0 includes the following:
- the LOC132185552 gene encoding UPF0481 protein At3g47200-like — protein: MPVRKKNQDTDWLDGLESQISETKQSKELDGLESQISETKQSKERTCIYAVPETLIKTNGKDVYRPRLVSIGPHHYSDDQVQVMKKHKLEFLMLLLKRKKDLDFKDLMESIRPLAPEARKCYSKEINLESFNDDDRFLKMMVVDGCFLIELFLKAADKHKLLEFNTIYGDLLLLENQIPFSVLENLFQTYKKYPNASETSKMREEYSDASLSLLALRFFNKVMQRRDGVIEKFLKKPTPNDEKLPLHLLDLVRSSLLLHEPDQEETRKAISNSEPSNQPDQEETRIPISNSEPSNQPDQEETRIPISNSAPSNKRNDLIYCISKLRRAGIKDQLIEADSFLDVKFRKGIFGNGVIQMPNITMNNHMKCFLVNCVAFEQLHSTPSKQFTVYARLLDCLVNTAKDVEHLCLDEIFDNYFGKDGDIAQFINKMGKDLAFDENQFYLSQLFKDVNDCYGTTWKVQLARFQARYFDSPWSFMSVLAAIVLLLLTLLQTFYTVYAYYVKSKA